The Paenibacillus tianjinensis genome has a window encoding:
- a CDS encoding DUF4179 domain-containing protein: MSIYHELNDLQLDLAPYDESPLTDTEQKRWAIRVLHKLRKPYALPKRAAAAAVFALIIGLTFSFGNISLAQLPLVGGLIERFINNEHPPDYSPYKTAIGETAENELGRLTLNEVLIDSDRLLLSSTFEPAEGMRFNYQTQLPAHVLVNGQELQLITGSQSVKVTEGQYTIYGDIQLSALPEQDTLQLKISYDTLSGDTRLTLDNPWLFDVTVSAEQIAKDIQTIDMDQTITLNNGNKIQINKIVLSPVSTLLYYTAADAATFEDTVIFKLVSPFGGEIPSRESYDSGEAGELSYVRYGPVDLAQGTYSIVPIALFDNRQEVGPPVQIK, encoded by the coding sequence ATGTCCATCTATCATGAGCTGAACGATCTGCAGCTGGACCTTGCCCCGTATGATGAATCCCCTTTAACAGACACGGAGCAGAAAAGGTGGGCAATACGCGTCCTGCATAAATTGCGCAAGCCCTATGCCTTACCCAAACGGGCCGCTGCAGCCGCTGTCTTCGCACTGATTATCGGCCTGACGTTCTCATTCGGGAATATTTCGCTGGCACAGCTGCCGCTTGTCGGCGGATTGATTGAGCGTTTTATCAACAATGAACATCCGCCCGATTACTCCCCCTACAAAACAGCCATTGGTGAAACTGCCGAAAATGAGCTGGGACGGCTCACCCTGAATGAAGTATTAATCGATTCTGACAGGCTGCTTCTAAGCTCGACTTTTGAACCTGCAGAGGGCATGCGCTTTAATTACCAGACTCAGCTTCCGGCACATGTACTCGTTAATGGACAGGAGCTTCAGCTGATCACAGGTTCACAATCCGTGAAAGTGACCGAAGGCCAGTATACCATTTATGGAGATATCCAATTAAGCGCTCTGCCTGAGCAGGACACATTGCAGCTGAAGATTTCTTATGACACACTCAGCGGAGATACGCGACTAACATTAGACAATCCGTGGCTATTTGATGTAACCGTATCTGCTGAACAAATTGCCAAGGATATACAAACTATAGACATGGACCAAACCATAACGCTTAACAACGGCAACAAGATTCAGATTAATAAGATAGTACTTTCCCCGGTTTCGACCTTACTGTACTATACTGCTGCAGATGCAGCGACATTTGAGGACACGGTTATCTTCAAACTGGTCTCCCCCTTCGGTGGTGAAATCCCTTCCCGGGAAAGTTATGATTCCGGCGAAGCAGGCGAACTCTCCTATGTCCGGTACGGGCCCGTTGATTTAGCACAAGGCACGTATTCCATCGTTCCCATAGCCCTATTCGACAATAGGCAGGAAGTGGGCCCACCGGTGCAGATCAAGTAA
- a CDS encoding sigma-70 family RNA polymerase sigma factor has translation MTITEENLTEQIKKRNEKAITFIIQRYGGLLSAIIKRHVQFNQQEYEECLDDVLLAVWYNIDAFDGRKNTFKQWIAAIAKYRAIDYQRRLIRTTQITSNTEYNDAFHSNPHTQAQHELTDILAGLSAADRELFEQYYLQGVPSRELAQQLNVQESWIHNKLSCGRKKLKQLFISKSEV, from the coding sequence GTGACCATAACAGAGGAGAATCTGACAGAGCAAATTAAGAAGCGCAATGAGAAAGCAATCACCTTCATTATTCAAAGGTACGGCGGACTACTCTCCGCGATCATCAAACGTCATGTGCAGTTCAATCAGCAGGAATATGAGGAATGTCTGGATGATGTGCTGCTGGCGGTCTGGTACAATATCGATGCCTTTGACGGGCGTAAAAACACATTCAAACAGTGGATCGCCGCCATCGCAAAATACCGGGCCATCGATTATCAGCGCAGACTCATCAGAACTACGCAGATAACCAGCAATACAGAATATAATGATGCGTTTCACAGCAATCCCCACACTCAGGCGCAGCATGAGTTAACGGATATACTGGCGGGACTGAGCGCTGCTGACCGGGAGCTTTTTGAACAATATTATTTGCAGGGTGTTCCTTCCCGTGAGCTGGCACAGCAATTAAATGTACAAGAGTCCTGGATCCACAACAAGCTGTCATGCGGACGCAAGAAATTAAAGCAGCTGTTCATTTCCAAAAGTGAGGTGTAA